In Lewinellaceae bacterium, a single window of DNA contains:
- a CDS encoding T9SS type A sorting domain-containing protein, producing MYKSNVQLPGLFHFWRKLLGALLFLLVSTFLFGQADIRSLSYQFPGSETPIELNVEVADGLVILDGDIILGTESELFGIENRAAVISSSSYRWDEGLMPYEIEPDHPQSNLILQAIGHLNENTTLHLTERNPSLHNDYVRFRAANVCNSFVGRIGGRQDINIAPGCGFGSIVHEICHAAGLFHEQSRSDRDEYVTINWENIQDGSEHNFQTYLDAGVNGFDHGDYNYNSIMHYGPFAFSLNGQPTIEVNSPPARPGTTIGQRNGLSLGDILAINSIYPCDNVWENYYRVCGMESQSIFTTVFISASENGCTSAVPADQLLIWQAGDEIIFYPGFTAPPGADFLGRLEDSCAPRLRPGPGNPKEDQKMEDVAYEEGTEFTPSISVYPNPFQTTTTIAFALPQEGEATLQVFDPYGRQVHHQSEKLPAGHHQWQFDGSRLSSGIYTIVLRFEDTVLTERMAIAK from the coding sequence ATGTATAAATCTAATGTACAACTGCCGGGCCTGTTCCATTTCTGGCGAAAGCTGTTGGGCGCGCTGTTGTTCCTGCTCGTGAGTACTTTCCTGTTTGGGCAGGCCGACATCCGCTCGCTAAGTTACCAGTTTCCGGGTTCGGAAACTCCCATAGAATTGAATGTCGAGGTGGCGGATGGTTTGGTCATCCTGGACGGCGACATCATTTTAGGGACGGAGAGCGAGTTATTTGGTATAGAGAACCGCGCCGCTGTTATTTCCAGCTCCAGCTATCGTTGGGATGAAGGATTAATGCCTTATGAAATTGAACCCGACCATCCGCAGAGCAACCTCATTCTTCAGGCCATTGGCCATCTGAACGAGAATACTACCCTGCATTTGACGGAACGGAATCCCAGTCTTCACAACGATTACGTGCGGTTTCGTGCGGCCAATGTATGCAATTCTTTTGTAGGAAGGATCGGCGGGCGCCAGGATATCAATATTGCGCCAGGGTGTGGTTTCGGGTCGATCGTCCATGAGATCTGCCATGCCGCCGGCCTTTTCCACGAACAATCAAGGTCAGACCGGGATGAATATGTTACCATCAACTGGGAGAATATCCAGGATGGTAGTGAACACAATTTCCAAACTTATCTGGATGCAGGAGTCAATGGCTTCGATCATGGAGATTACAATTACAATTCCATCATGCACTATGGCCCCTTCGCATTTAGCCTTAACGGGCAGCCTACCATAGAGGTGAATTCACCGCCTGCCAGGCCCGGAACCACGATCGGCCAGCGGAACGGCCTCAGCTTAGGAGACATTCTGGCAATCAACAGTATTTATCCTTGTGATAATGTATGGGAAAATTACTATCGTGTATGTGGTATGGAATCACAAAGTATTTTCACTACTGTATTCATTTCGGCATCGGAGAATGGATGTACTTCAGCAGTGCCTGCAGACCAACTGCTGATATGGCAGGCAGGAGATGAGATCATTTTTTATCCTGGCTTTACTGCGCCGCCAGGAGCCGATTTTTTAGGCCGGCTGGAGGACTCTTGTGCACCTCGCTTGCGGCCCGGCCCGGGGAACCCGAAAGAGGATCAAAAAATGGAAGATGTTGCCTACGAGGAGGGAACTGAATTTACCCCATCCATTTCTGTTTACCCCAACCCTTTCCAAACGACGACGACTATTGCTTTTGCCCTGCCCCAAGAAGGTGAGGCCACCCTCCAGGTTTTCGATCCCTACGGCAGGCAGGTACACCATCAAAGTGAAAAATTACCCGCAGGCCACCATCAATGGCAATTCGACGGGAGCCGCCTGAGCAGCGGGATCTATACAATCGTTCTGAGGTTTGAAGATACGGTGCTGACGGAGCGGATGGCCATTGCCAAATAG
- a CDS encoding RICIN domain-containing protein → MFVDLKLDFLTALSTSDQGVFNNRDEVYCMVVGASSRGRIKIPRIPSESRDPDYFPLQKGDSINNQLLWNGYIGPGEQAALTILVREQDNGQLPSIGNMLSAVASGVGNLIIGRIDNVLEAVGDLAVSAAQLVDSIGADSDQTIAAFVVWIENDNGTLTAHWKDARYTKIAANGNQAVINANGEGGSKYSMRASVSKERLPMIISVNSSKALDIAGGSRASGANLQQYTIHGGANQRWKLKYLGFGSAYPLNPGFYPRYAILNENSGLALDVAGGATHNGANIQQYRSHYGPNQTWFLVPRPEGFVLLNRHSRKVMDVRRASKEDQADVLQWSFHGGANQLWQIRY, encoded by the coding sequence ATGTTTGTGGATCTAAAATTAGATTTCCTTACTGCCTTAAGCACCAGCGATCAGGGTGTATTTAACAACCGGGACGAGGTGTACTGTATGGTAGTAGGAGCGTCTTCCCGAGGCCGAATTAAAATCCCACGTATTCCTTCAGAAAGCCGTGATCCGGACTATTTTCCACTGCAGAAGGGAGATAGTATCAATAACCAACTGCTTTGGAACGGCTACATTGGACCGGGGGAACAAGCCGCCCTTACCATCTTGGTCCGGGAGCAAGACAATGGTCAACTTCCTTCTATTGGCAATATGCTGTCTGCAGTTGCTTCTGGTGTAGGCAATCTTATTATCGGCCGTATTGATAATGTCTTGGAAGCAGTTGGCGACCTTGCTGTTTCTGCGGCCCAACTCGTTGACTCCATTGGTGCGGACAGCGACCAGACTATCGCTGCTTTTGTGGTCTGGATCGAAAACGACAATGGTACTCTTACAGCGCATTGGAAAGATGCGCGTTACACCAAAATCGCTGCAAACGGTAACCAAGCAGTTATCAATGCTAATGGTGAAGGAGGGTCTAAGTACTCTATGCGTGCTTCTGTTAGCAAGGAACGCCTACCGATGATCATTTCTGTCAATAGTAGTAAAGCACTGGATATCGCAGGTGGCTCGCGAGCGTCCGGAGCCAATTTGCAGCAATATACTATCCATGGAGGAGCTAATCAACGCTGGAAATTAAAATACCTGGGCTTCGGATCAGCTTATCCTCTTAATCCTGGCTTTTACCCTCGCTATGCTATCCTGAACGAGAACAGCGGACTGGCCCTTGATGTAGCTGGCGGCGCCACGCACAATGGGGCTAATATCCAGCAGTACCGATCGCACTATGGCCCGAACCAAACCTGGTTTCTGGTCCCGCGGCCTGAAGGTTTCGTACTACTCAATCGGCATAGCCGGAAAGTCATGGATGTCCGGCGAGCCAGCAAAGAAGATCAGGCAGATGTCTTGCAGTGGTCCTTCCACGGTGGTGCTAATCAGCTTTGGCAAATACGATACTAA
- a CDS encoding DUF433 domain-containing protein gives MVDYKKHITIEPGKRSGQPCVRRMRITVGEVLSYLASGMTIEEILEDFPKLTREDVLACLAYAAETQKKTAIIKPAA, from the coding sequence ATGGTAGACTACAAGAAACACATCACTATAGAGCCCGGAAAGCGAAGCGGCCAGCCATGTGTTCGAAGAATGCGAATAACAGTGGGCGAAGTGCTGAGCTACCTTGCTTCCGGAATGACCATCGAAGAAATACTTGAGGATTTCCCGAAACTGACCCGGGAAGATGTGCTGGCTTGCCTGGCCTACGCTGCTGAAACGCAAAAGAAGACAGCAATCATTAAACCCGCTGCCTGA
- a CDS encoding DUF5615 family PIN-like protein translates to MFLIDNNLSYKLAPSLRSLFPGILHVAEVSLDEEDDLPIWKYANLHNLHILTKDADFNDIQNLNGYPPKIVWIRSGNVSTEYIENLLKSQAQAIIDFLNDPDMGILEIQ, encoded by the coding sequence ATGTTCCTTATTGACAACAATCTATCTTACAAGCTGGCGCCTTCGCTGAGGAGCCTGTTCCCCGGCATCCTCCATGTTGCGGAAGTATCCCTTGACGAAGAAGATGATCTTCCGATCTGGAAATACGCTAACCTGCATAACCTTCACATTTTGACCAAGGATGCTGATTTTAACGACATCCAAAACCTCAATGGATATCCGCCAAAGATCGTGTGGATAAGAAGCGGTAATGTTTCCACAGAGTACATCGAAAATTTATTGAAATCTCAGGCGCAGGCAATTATCGATTTTTTGAACGATCCGGATATGGGTATTTTAGAGATTCAGTAG